The DNA segment GCACGATAAAAAGTAAAAAATAGTTTTTTTAACGACCCTTAAAACAAAACACAAAAAAGCAAACCGAAGCGATTAGAATAATACTAGCTCCGCTTGTTAGGTTAAAATAAAAGCTAAGGGCTAGTCCAGCCATACAAAAGAGCATTGAAAGCAAAGATGAAACAAACATCATAGCACCAAGCGAGCTACAAAAACGACCAGCTATAATCGGAGCCAAATTTAAAAGTGCAATAACCAAAATAAGTCCTACAACGCGTATCGTAGCAACGACACAAAGTGCCATTAAACAAACTAAAACATAGTAAAAAAGTGTCGTATTTACGCCTCTAAGCCTAGCAAATTCCATATCAAAACTAATAGCAACAAACTGGCGGTAAAACAGCATACACACGGCTATAAAAATAATATCAAGAGCGGACATAAAGATAATATCTGAGCTATCCACAGCCAAAATAGAGCCAAAAAGATAACTCATAAGATCGGCATTATAGCCTGGCGTAAGATCTATAAAAATAATGCCAATTGCCATACCAAACGCCCATATCGCACCTATTACGGAGTCTGATTTTACCCTGTCTTTTAATGTTATAAACGCGATCAAAAGTGCTAAAAGTAGCGAAAATATACTAGCTCCCACTAATGGCTCTATGGACAAAAAAAACGCAAGTCCTATACCGCCATAAGCTCCGTGCGCTATGCCGCCAGCAATAAAACCCATACGATTAATGACCACAAGAGAACCTACTATGCCACACGCTATGCTAATTAAAATAGCCGCTATAAAAGCATTTTGCATAAAATCTAATTTTAAAATTTCAAACATCTAACACCCACACTCTCTTAAAGCGACCTCAACCTCGCAAAAATGTTTATGCTCCTTAGCCAAATGCTCTATAAATTCCTGTTTATCCAAGCTAGGATTTATCTTATGTAGGTGCAAAGTTTTACTCACATAAGCTATCTTATTTGCAAAACTTAAGGCAATGCTCGTATCGTGGCTTACTAAAACAACTCCACATCCATCTAAATTTATCTGCCTTAAAAGAGTGTAAATTTCAGCCTGAGTCTTTGCGTCAACACTAGCCGTAGGCTCATCAAGCATTAAAATTTTAGCCTCGCTTACTAATGCTCTAGCTATATAAACGCGTTGCCTTTGTCCACCACTTAATTCACTAATTCTTGCATTTGCAAATCTGCTCATACCGACTTTTTCTAGGCTTTGCATAGCGTAGTTTTTTTGCGTTTTTGTATAAAATCCAAATTTTTTTTGATCTATTAGCCCCATCAAAACAACATCTAAAACGCTAAGCGGAAAGCTTTGGTTTATCTCAAAACTTTGCGGGACATAGCCTACTAGATGACTTACACAACTAGGCTGTTTGCCAAAAATTTCAATACTCCCGCCACTAGGGATTAAAAGCCCCAGCATTAGTTTTAAAAGTGTGCTTTTACCACCACCATTTGGGCCGATGATTGCTAAAAAAT comes from the Campylobacter mucosalis genome and includes:
- a CDS encoding metal ABC transporter permease, with amino-acid sequence MFEILKLDFMQNAFIAAILISIACGIVGSLVVINRMGFIAGGIAHGAYGGIGLAFFLSIEPLVGASIFSLLLALLIAFITLKDRVKSDSVIGAIWAFGMAIGIIFIDLTPGYNADLMSYLFGSILAVDSSDIIFMSALDIIFIAVCMLFYRQFVAISFDMEFARLRGVNTTLFYYVLVCLMALCVVATIRVVGLILVIALLNLAPIIAGRFCSSLGAMMFVSSLLSMLFCMAGLALSFYFNLTSGASIILIASVCFFVFCFKGR
- a CDS encoding metal ABC transporter ATP-binding protein, which gives rise to MSDVVIKNLSFGYDSEDVLRDIDLKFDVSDFLAIIGPNGGGKSTLLKLMLGLLIPSGGSIEIFGKQPSCVSHLVGYVPQSFEINQSFPLSVLDVVLMGLIDQKKFGFYTKTQKNYAMQSLEKVGMSRFANARISELSGGQRQRVYIARALVSEAKILMLDEPTASVDAKTQAEIYTLLRQINLDGCGVVLVSHDTSIALSFANKIAYVSKTLHLHKINPSLDKQEFIEHLAKEHKHFCEVEVALRECGC